A section of the Salmo salar chromosome ssa05, Ssal_v3.1, whole genome shotgun sequence genome encodes:
- the LOC106605554 gene encoding C-X-C chemokine receptor type 3-2 isoform X2, with protein sequence MDFTRSYSPVVYSLVFVLALLGNILVLCVLMRYRTSQTGGACSFSLTDTFLLHLAVSDLLLALTLPLFAVQWAHLWVFGVTACKISGALFSLNRYSGILFLACISFDRYLAIVHAVSTGWKRNTCHAQIACALIWIVCFGLSGVDIAFRQVVKMEVGRSGDHQGLLVCQTVFPHSSLQWEVGMPLVNLVLGFGLPLLVMLYCYIRIFRSLCNASRRQKRKSLHLIVSLVSMFVLCWAPYNSFQLVESLKKLGMISGGCQFGRTVDIGILVSESMGLSHCALNPLLYGFVGVKFRRELTRMCKGLLGQRFYTGMNGWGGQSRARRTTGSFSSAESENTSHFSVMA encoded by the coding sequence ATGGACTTCACCCGGAGCTACTCCCCTGTGGTCTACAGCCTGGTGTTTGTGCTGGCGCTGCTGGGTAACATCCTGGTGCTGTGTGTGCTGATGCGCTACCGCACCTCTCAGACAGGCGGGGCCTGCTCCTTCTCCCTCACCGACACCTTCCTGCTCCACCTGGCCGTGTCCGACCTCCTGCTGGCCCTCACGCTGCCCCTGTTCGCCGTCCAGTGGGCCCACCTGTGGGTGTTCGGCGTGACCGCCTGCAAGATTTCCGGAGCCCTGTTCTCTCTGAACCGCTACAGCGGCATCCTGTTCCTGGCCTGCATCAGCTTCGACCGCTACCTGGCCATCGTCCACGCCGTCAGCACCGGATGGAAACGCAACACCTGCCATGCCCAGATTGCCTGTGCCCTTATCTGGATAGTGTGCTTTGGCCTGAGTGGGGTGGACATCGCCTTTAGACAGGTGGTGAAGATGGAAGTGGGGCGCTCGGGGGATCATCAGGGCCTGCTGGTGTGCCAGACGGTGTTCCCCCACAGCTCATTGCAGTGGGAGGTGGGGATGCCGCTAGTCAACTTGGTGCTGGGTTTTGGGCTGCCCCTGCTGGTCATGCTCTACTGCTACATCCGTATCTTCCGCTCCCTTTGCAACGCCTCGCGCCGCCAGAAGAGGAAGTCCCTTCACCTCATCGTCTCCCTGGTGTCCATGTTTGTGCTCTGCTGGGCACCCTACAACTCCTTCCAATTGGTCGAAAGCCTGAAGAAGCTGGGCATGATTAGTGGAGGCTGCCAGTTTGGCCGAACGGTGGACATCGGGATCCTGGTGTCTGAGAGCATGGGGCTGTCACACTGTGCCCTGAACCCGCTGCTGTACGGCTTTGTGGGGGTGAAGTTTAGGAGGGAGCTGACTAGAATGTGTAAGGGGCtgctgggacagaggttctataCAGGGATGAATGGATGGGGAGGACAGAGTAGAGCACGGAGGACCACTGGGTCCTTCAGCTCAGCAGAGAGCGAGAACACCTCCCACTTCTCTGTCATGGCATGA
- the cxcr3 gene encoding C-X-C chemokine receptor type 3 (The RefSeq protein has 1 frameshift compared to this genomic sequence): MDLDLGGIFLENSTYNYDEDYVYKEECSPEDGVGVRFGTVFLPMLYSLTLVLGLVGNVLVLVVLVQKRRSWSVTDTFILHLGLADTLLLVTLPLWAVQATGEWSFGTPLCKITGAIFTINFYCSIFLLACISLDRYLSVVHAVQMYSRRKPWMVQASCLSVWLLSILLSIPDWHFLESVRDTRRDKQECVHNYPSLSQSGFDWRLASRLLYHTVGFLLPSVMLLFCYSCILLRLQRGSVGLQKQRAVQVILVLVLVFFLCWTPYNITLMVGTFQGRPGEPVSGSYENGRTALENSLVVTFALACLHACLNPVLHLGLCRNFRRHVLDMMRCVEGVQNDPKLSLWDSGVVEDSPDLAEEKGTLNPITTMGQVQSTQS, encoded by the exons ATGGATTTGGACCTGGGAGGGATATTTCTAGAGAATAGCACCTATAACTACGATGAGGACTATGTTTATAAAGAGGAATGCTCCCCTGAAGATGGCGTTGGGGTGCGTTTTGGCACGGTGTTCCTCCCGATGCTCTACTCTCTGACACTGGTCCTGGGGCTAGTGGGTAACGTGCTGGTCCTGGTGGTTCTGGTCCAGAAGAGGCGGAGCTGGAGCGTGACGGACACCTTCATCCTGCACCTGGGCTTGGCCGACACTCTGCTGCTGGTCACGCTGCCCCTGTGGGCTGTTCAGGCCACTGGGGAATGGAGCTTCGGGACCCCCC TCTGCAAGATCACTGGAGCTATATTCACA atcaACTTTTACTGTAGCATCTTCCTGCTGGCCTGCATCAGTCTGGACCGCTACCTGTCCGTGGTCCACGCAGTCCAGATGTACTCTCGCAGGAAGCCCTGGATGGTGCAGGCCAGCTGCCTGTCCGTGTggcttctctccatcctcctctccatccccgaCTGGCACTTCCTGGAGTCTGTGAGGGACACCAGACGAGACAAACAGGAGTGTGTCCACAACTACccgtctctctcccagtctgggTTTGACTGGCGTCTTGCCTCCCGCCTGCTCTACCACACGGTGGGCTTCCTCCTCCCATCTGTCATGCTGCTCTTCTGCTACTCCTGCATCCTGCTGCGGCTGCAGCGCGGCTCCGTTGGCCTCCAGAAGCAGAGGGCTGTCCAGGTCATCCTGGTGTTGGTGCTGGTCTTTTTCCTCTGCTGGACGCCCTACAACATCACCCTAATGGTGGGCACCTTTCAGGGGAGACCTGGGGAGCCTGTTTCTGGGTCCTATGAGAATGGGAGGACAGCTCTGGAGAACAGTCTGGTGGTTACGTTCGCTCTAGCCTGCCTGCACGCTTGCCTCAACCCAGTGCTCCATCTCGGCCTGTGTAGAAACTTCCGGCGACACGTGCTGGATATGATGAGGTGTGTTGAGGGGGTGCAGAACGATCCGAAACTCTCACTGTGGGATTCAGGTGTGGTTGAAGACTCACCTGACCTAGCAGAGGAGAAGGGGACGTTGAACCCAATAACAACCATGGGACAGGTACAGTCCACCCAGAGCTGA
- the LOC106605554 gene encoding C-X-C chemokine receptor type 3-2 isoform X1, with the protein MDHVKATTDYYIYEDSYNYSPETGSSQSSGVPCNQDGIMDFTRSYSPVVYSLVFVLALLGNILVLCVLMRYRTSQTGGACSFSLTDTFLLHLAVSDLLLALTLPLFAVQWAHLWVFGVTACKISGALFSLNRYSGILFLACISFDRYLAIVHAVSTGWKRNTCHAQIACALIWIVCFGLSGVDIAFRQVVKMEVGRSGDHQGLLVCQTVFPHSSLQWEVGMPLVNLVLGFGLPLLVMLYCYIRIFRSLCNASRRQKRKSLHLIVSLVSMFVLCWAPYNSFQLVESLKKLGMISGGCQFGRTVDIGILVSESMGLSHCALNPLLYGFVGVKFRRELTRMCKGLLGQRFYTGMNGWGGQSRARRTTGSFSSAESENTSHFSVMA; encoded by the exons ATGGATCACGTCAAGGCAACCACAGATTACTAT ATTTATGAAGACAGCTACAACTATTCACCTGAAACAGGCAGTAGCCAATCCAGTGGCGTGCCCTGCAACCAGGATGGCATCATGGACTTCACCCGGAGCTACTCCCCTGTGGTCTACAGCCTGGTGTTTGTGCTGGCGCTGCTGGGTAACATCCTGGTGCTGTGTGTGCTGATGCGCTACCGCACCTCTCAGACAGGCGGGGCCTGCTCCTTCTCCCTCACCGACACCTTCCTGCTCCACCTGGCCGTGTCCGACCTCCTGCTGGCCCTCACGCTGCCCCTGTTCGCCGTCCAGTGGGCCCACCTGTGGGTGTTCGGCGTGACCGCCTGCAAGATTTCCGGAGCCCTGTTCTCTCTGAACCGCTACAGCGGCATCCTGTTCCTGGCCTGCATCAGCTTCGACCGCTACCTGGCCATCGTCCACGCCGTCAGCACCGGATGGAAACGCAACACCTGCCATGCCCAGATTGCCTGTGCCCTTATCTGGATAGTGTGCTTTGGCCTGAGTGGGGTGGACATCGCCTTTAGACAGGTGGTGAAGATGGAAGTGGGGCGCTCGGGGGATCATCAGGGCCTGCTGGTGTGCCAGACGGTGTTCCCCCACAGCTCATTGCAGTGGGAGGTGGGGATGCCGCTAGTCAACTTGGTGCTGGGTTTTGGGCTGCCCCTGCTGGTCATGCTCTACTGCTACATCCGTATCTTCCGCTCCCTTTGCAACGCCTCGCGCCGCCAGAAGAGGAAGTCCCTTCACCTCATCGTCTCCCTGGTGTCCATGTTTGTGCTCTGCTGGGCACCCTACAACTCCTTCCAATTGGTCGAAAGCCTGAAGAAGCTGGGCATGATTAGTGGAGGCTGCCAGTTTGGCCGAACGGTGGACATCGGGATCCTGGTGTCTGAGAGCATGGGGCTGTCACACTGTGCCCTGAACCCGCTGCTGTACGGCTTTGTGGGGGTGAAGTTTAGGAGGGAGCTGACTAGAATGTGTAAGGGGCtgctgggacagaggttctataCAGGGATGAATGGATGGGGAGGACAGAGTAGAGCACGGAGGACCACTGGGTCCTTCAGCTCAGCAGAGAGCGAGAACACCTCCCACTTCTCTGTCATGGCATGA